The Acidobacteriota bacterium genomic sequence GCCTACACCGGCGACGTCGCCGCCGCGCAGATCGTCGATGCCGGCGCTTCCTGGGCGCTGGCCGGCCACTCCGAACGGCGCCAGTACCACGGTGAATCGAACGACGACGTGGCGCGCAAGGCCCGGCGGGCCCTCGACGCCGGTCTGATCCCGGTCATCTGCGTGGGTGAAACCCTGGAACAACGCCAGCGGGACGAGACGGAAGCGGTCCTCGACGCCCAGTTGGAGGCCGTCCTCGAGGTGCTCGCCGCGGCCGGCGACACCGGAGTCGGCGCCGTCATCGCCTACGAACCGGTTTGGGCGATCGGCACCGGCCTCAGCGCCTCGCCCGAGATCGCCGCCTCGGTTCACGGCCACCTGAGGGCCCGGCTGAACGGCCACCAGGCCGGGCTCGGCGACTCGACCCGGATCCTCTACGGCGGCTCGGTAAACGCCGGCAACTGCCGGGATCTGATCGGCCGGCCCGACATCGACGGCTTTCTCATCGGCGGCGCAAGCCTTGATCCTGCCTCGTTCCTGCGTATCATTCGTCTTTCTACGGGTTCCGGC encodes the following:
- the tpiA gene encoding triose-phosphate isomerase; protein product: MTRTPIVAGNWKMNLLHADIAAYAQALSAAGPPEAPADVVLFPTPVYLGLAATAMPHWTAVGAQDIHAENGGAYTGDVAAAQIVDAGASWALAGHSERRQYHGESNDDVARKARRALDAGLIPVICVGETLEQRQRDETEAVLDAQLEAVLEVLAAAGDTGVGAVIAYEPVWAIGTGLSASPEIAASVHGHLRARLNGHQAGLGDSTRILYGGSVNAGNCRDLIGRPDIDGFLIGGASLDPASFLRIIRLSTGSGGGS